The stretch of DNA GCTCCTCGATCATCGCCCCGGTCACCTGGACGGTGCGGCTGCCTTCGACGGCGGCGGTGCCAGCCAGCTCCAGCAGCAGGCGGTCACGACGGGACATCGGCCTAGGCGGTTCGCTCGCCGTGACGAACCCGGCCGGAAAGCCCACGCCCCGGTCAGGATCCGTGGCCACGTCCACCGGTACCGCGGTGTTCTCGCCGTAGCGCTCGGAGAACTGCTCGATCCACCGCCGCCAGGTCGGTGTCCCGGTCGGATGGGTGACCAGGCGGGCCAGGACGGTCGCCGCGGTCTCCACTTCGGTCAGCACCTGCTCGGGCAGCCGCACGTCGGCGTCCAGCCGCAGGTCGCATGCGGTCCGCAGGCCGGCTGCCTGAGCGCGCGTCGCAGACGGTAAGGCGTCGGTGGGGTCGGCGACGGTGGCGGGTGCGCGCAGCGAGGAGCGCAGCAGCCGCACTCGCAGCAGTTCACCGAGCAGCCGGTCGCGCGCGGTGCCGCTCACGGCGGGGAACTCCGCGGCCAGCTTGTCGGACAACTGGCGGTATGCGATCGGCGCCCTGGCCAGGTCGAGTACGAGACGCAGTGCGGGGCTCAGGGCGAGGCGGAACTCGGCGTCGCCCTCGGAGGGCACGTGGATGTGCTGGTCGCGCTGACGGATCAGGGTGTTGACGCAGACCTCGGCGTCGGCCATGCGCGCAGCGTCGCTCTCCCAGGCGCTGAGCACTTCCTCGAGCCCGATTGGCTCGGGTCGGGCCACGGCCTGGTGCTCCGCGCCGATGCGGACGGATGTGGTCTGGGCGAAGCCGAGCGGGGCGACGCCGGCGAACAGGCCGTAAGGGGTGGAGCGGCGTGCGTAGCGGATCGCGTAGCGGGCGGTGGACAGCGCCGCCCGGCGCATCCGGCGCACCTTCGGTGTGCGGCCGTCGATGATGGCCTGCACCTGATCCGCCAGGTGAGGGCTCGCCTGCGACACGGTGTCGCGGAAGTCGGTGTCAGACCACACCGTGGTCAGCCACGCGCGCCACTCTTCCACGGGCGCCGTGGTCGCCGGCCAGGGCGGCATGGAGGGCTCGGTCGTGTGGACCGCGGCGCGCAGCATGGCCTGCCCCGCGGCCTCGTACAGGCTGGGCCGGTGCCGTGTCATCAGGGCTCTCCTCATCTTCTGCAGGGCGGGCGGTGCGGGCCGGACGGGGAGAGCCCCGTCCGGCCCGCGTTGCCGGGGTGATCCGGCTTACGAGGTGGTGCAGGCGCTGGGGCAGGAGCTGCCACAGGTGTCGCCCGTGCTGCACATCAGGACCGTCTCGGTCGCCGGCGTGCCCTCGATGAAGGTGATGTCGAGCCCGAACGGGTCGTCGTCCGTCTTCACGAGGTCCGCCTGCGCGG from Streptomyces sp. 6-11-2 encodes:
- a CDS encoding FxLD family lanthipeptide, translating into MTAIQAERPTAPAQADLVKTDDDPFGLDITFIEGTPATETVLMCSTGDTCGSSCPSACTTS
- a CDS encoding lantibiotic dehydratase family protein; its protein translation is MTRHRPSLYEAAGQAMLRAAVHTTEPSMPPWPATTAPVEEWRAWLTTVWSDTDFRDTVSQASPHLADQVQAIIDGRTPKVRRMRRAALSTARYAIRYARRSTPYGLFAGVAPLGFAQTTSVRIGAEHQAVARPEPIGLEEVLSAWESDAARMADAEVCVNTLIRQRDQHIHVPSEGDAEFRLALSPALRLVLDLARAPIAYRQLSDKLAAEFPAVSGTARDRLLGELLRVRLLRSSLRAPATVADPTDALPSATRAQAAGLRTACDLRLDADVRLPEQVLTEVETAATVLARLVTHPTGTPTWRRWIEQFSERYGENTAVPVDVATDPDRGVGFPAGFVTASEPPRPMSRRDRLLLELAGTAAVEGSRTVQVTGAMIEELEAAAGDTPDDVAPHLELAAQVHATSAPALDRGDFRLRVLTVSRSAGSMTGRFWHLLPGTETAYANLPTVDPGAELAQLSFPAGRVPADLLTRAPQALPRVVSVGEFRRPAPHVLFPRDLSVAVADGRPQLVESATGKPLELLAPTAINFLWNNYTPPMARFLGEISRATSPQVTWFDWGAAWTLPFTPALTYRRTILTAARWKIRSRTLPTRTAPLQQWADHLHAWRARFRVPERVLLAEDDQQLPLDLTRDVDLDLLRAHLDASPFGIATLHEAPPPDADGWIGDRAHSIVVPLARRS